One Neorhodopirellula lusitana genomic window carries:
- a CDS encoding helix-turn-helix domain-containing protein, translated as MRYAFRLAEILGHTPDRRKRPGTIKAIVEHTGLDRHQVASLLKNEAKYIPLDALSRLCDYLIDQGHATAEELPGALFAINAENFWELLARRSDIEIVVGVRQGEGEASPENAMVVASDSVLVGELLNGISTLGGVAKYLAETTAQDPTARSAEVPMPDRIQQSLVWSPGQVTLEDARARATEVFDGFENATGDRGIVCIGSVKSNPTVELLFSEAFGCTPFVTEDDVDDVSARSCPFFLRYRDNDPKPDGASAGMRLSKNEDAPHPGFYYEKDDGTWEFAGENGKDTALVFYLFREALGRLDMVLSGFSGRATRLLAKTLAIRGEEFWPPVYEENGIQVGAFLVKYDDADGKPNRDDLLHNTGGGAQITPLPREAIARRMARR; from the coding sequence ATGAGATACGCCTTCCGGCTCGCAGAGATTCTTGGCCATACCCCTGATCGCCGCAAACGCCCCGGAACGATCAAGGCGATCGTTGAACATACGGGACTGGACCGTCACCAGGTTGCATCTTTGCTTAAAAACGAAGCAAAATACATTCCTTTGGACGCCCTTTCGCGTCTTTGCGACTACCTGATCGACCAAGGACATGCCACGGCGGAAGAGCTGCCGGGTGCCTTGTTTGCGATCAACGCAGAGAACTTCTGGGAACTACTTGCCCGCCGCAGCGACATCGAAATTGTTGTCGGCGTCCGCCAAGGCGAAGGCGAAGCCTCGCCTGAAAATGCCATGGTTGTGGCCAGTGACTCGGTACTCGTTGGAGAGTTGTTAAACGGAATTTCCACCCTTGGTGGTGTTGCCAAATACCTCGCCGAAACCACCGCCCAGGACCCAACGGCTCGATCGGCTGAAGTCCCGATGCCTGACCGCATCCAGCAATCTCTGGTCTGGAGCCCTGGTCAAGTCACGCTCGAAGACGCCCGAGCACGAGCCACCGAAGTCTTTGATGGCTTCGAAAACGCCACTGGCGATCGCGGAATCGTGTGCATCGGCAGCGTGAAGAGCAACCCAACGGTCGAATTGCTGTTCTCTGAAGCATTTGGCTGCACTCCGTTTGTTACTGAAGATGACGTCGATGACGTTTCAGCTCGGTCTTGCCCGTTCTTCTTGCGGTACCGTGATAACGATCCGAAGCCAGACGGAGCATCCGCGGGAATGCGATTAAGCAAGAACGAAGACGCTCCGCACCCCGGTTTCTATTACGAAAAAGACGATGGCACCTGGGAATTCGCCGGCGAAAACGGCAAGGATACGGCATTGGTGTTCTACCTATTCCGCGAAGCACTCGGCCGCCTCGACATGGTCTTGAGCGGATTCTCGGGCCGTGCGACCCGCTTGCTTGCCAAAACGTTGGCGATCCGCGGCGAAGAGTTCTGGCCTCCTGTTTACGAAGAAAACGGGATCCAAGTGGGAGCCTTCTTGGTCAAGTACGACGACGCGGACGGCAAACCCAACCGCGACGACCTGCTACACAACACCGGTGGCGGTGCCCAAATCACCCCACTGCCGCGTGAAGCGATCGCTCGCCGCATGGCTCGTCGCTAA
- a CDS encoding circumsporozoite protein-membrane associated protein codes for MNQATASATRQRKDVAQPNAVRTDSVDQFVNQRIGDAQSALWKAECVRRGLALLIALLGGLLVWWIVDQWVWSPGVAGRSILVLVGLVAVAYYAVARLWPVLHLRIRADYAARALERDHPELGHALSSYVSLKEQTVPSKGDKPGLQARVLQTIGAEAAAKLRRIDAPPSEATGLTAWWATTIGLIALLAIYSAVSPKSIMQSTERIFRPLAVLEAPRRVRISEVVPGDAESLAGRKLTFAATVKGLNDDEDAYLVWDNVDAMKSAGDESGRVALRSAEPDPSMMNEDRFAALVRIPHHAHGVQRYRIVAGDASAGPFELSIRDTPVVQVTSVHYQPPAYTGQKTHTRRNGSISAVDGTRVRIVADVNRPITRATIELNPKLVGQEIRATAGASELKVSADGRQLEHSFVLRHRTGKGTIALQDYRIRVWDDAEQTNAEPIVYPIKIIEDLPPEIAIVVPQTSPKDVPIDAVQLFEIHAADVDFGLSEIEVEVRRGIDRIARATVWKASDVQVEGEPSKPVLGKQVVEYRFRPSRMITVRGGRLNVGDEVEVVAIAVDNRNDESDPAIVPGVTTTAPVRLRIVAGATAEERVKEDPKAPSRKDPRSAPQSSNGQGEQGQQGGGQGGEASQSQSGDAEGGEPGQGGNQGEGQKGEGEQGGGQQAEGEQNDDGEGEDEQSDGGQSEGQQSKSQSGEQSDSTSSPQAGDSDSEPGQDAGEQDQGSDGTASENMGSESTGSDGASSGEGSSSNDGSAGGEMEGSQQADQAAGGDQANQQQRRGEGSGATDGNQQGDSNPAQPEGSGGDSGDSSSSEGGGNPSEPPQDDAEAFERIKEYLENQQNQAGQSGEQTPPQGDNSSEGNGGEGSGSETQDPDQSNMNDQGQSGQAGESGSDSDSGSGEQSGTGDQPSSSGEQGSASDQEQGGQQSGQQSGQQSGQQGDQQGGQQGGDERSDSSSGSDSGGDDSSSDDSSGDSSESGKGGQQEQGDRNGKGDPPSNPGDESSGQADDSSETEGASETGQPNQDSKAGQDKHGQDKQPGQESQAGQENGDAGDQSGGQGSESSSEGTPKESGASDASAGESGSSSSNAESSDSEPSRSNSDSSQSADSSRGGGTGSSGGGQGAEGEADDLKLPDPVDLDYTKKATDLVLDYLKETRQNPDPELLDRLKWSEQDLKRFQDRWKGLQPNEPSGNSDLPLSDDMRDALRSLGMRQPGTTQSSQRDSSDAIRGLRDSGNRRQAPPAIRDAFEAFRRGLATP; via the coding sequence TTGAACCAAGCCACCGCTTCGGCAACCCGCCAGCGAAAAGACGTCGCTCAACCCAATGCCGTCCGTACGGACTCGGTCGATCAGTTCGTGAACCAGCGGATTGGTGACGCGCAGTCCGCACTGTGGAAGGCGGAGTGTGTCCGGCGAGGGCTGGCGTTGTTGATCGCCCTGTTGGGCGGTTTGTTGGTTTGGTGGATCGTCGACCAATGGGTATGGTCACCCGGCGTTGCGGGGCGTTCGATCTTGGTCCTGGTAGGGCTGGTGGCGGTGGCTTACTACGCTGTCGCCCGGTTATGGCCAGTCCTGCATTTGCGAATTCGGGCGGATTACGCGGCCCGAGCTTTGGAGCGGGATCATCCGGAACTTGGCCACGCGCTATCCAGTTACGTCAGCCTAAAAGAACAGACTGTTCCCTCCAAAGGGGATAAGCCAGGCCTACAAGCTCGGGTTTTACAAACGATTGGGGCAGAGGCAGCCGCGAAACTGCGCCGGATTGATGCGCCGCCAAGTGAGGCGACCGGTTTGACGGCGTGGTGGGCGACCACGATTGGGTTGATCGCTTTGTTGGCGATCTATTCCGCGGTGTCGCCCAAGTCGATCATGCAGTCCACCGAGCGGATCTTTCGACCGCTGGCGGTGCTCGAAGCACCTCGTCGTGTTCGGATCTCGGAAGTCGTGCCTGGGGATGCGGAATCGTTGGCCGGTCGCAAACTGACCTTTGCCGCGACCGTGAAAGGACTCAACGATGATGAAGACGCCTATCTTGTTTGGGATAACGTCGATGCCATGAAGTCGGCAGGCGATGAATCCGGCCGGGTGGCGTTGAGATCGGCTGAGCCGGATCCCAGCATGATGAACGAGGATCGGTTTGCCGCGTTGGTGCGAATTCCTCATCACGCCCATGGTGTTCAGCGATATCGAATTGTCGCTGGCGATGCATCCGCTGGACCGTTTGAATTGTCCATCCGCGACACGCCCGTCGTGCAAGTTACCAGCGTTCATTATCAGCCGCCCGCCTACACTGGCCAAAAAACGCATACCCGCCGCAACGGATCGATCTCGGCCGTCGACGGAACTCGCGTGCGGATCGTTGCCGATGTGAACCGGCCGATCACTCGCGCCACCATCGAACTGAATCCCAAACTTGTCGGCCAGGAAATTCGTGCCACTGCCGGAGCCAGCGAGCTGAAGGTCTCCGCGGATGGGCGGCAACTGGAACACAGTTTCGTGCTGCGGCATCGAACCGGCAAAGGCACGATCGCACTTCAGGATTATCGCATTCGAGTTTGGGACGACGCCGAGCAAACGAATGCTGAACCGATCGTTTATCCGATCAAGATCATCGAAGACTTGCCACCCGAAATCGCGATCGTGGTGCCGCAGACATCCCCCAAGGACGTGCCAATCGACGCGGTTCAGTTGTTCGAAATCCATGCGGCCGATGTTGATTTCGGTTTATCGGAAATCGAAGTCGAGGTGCGACGCGGAATCGACCGGATAGCTCGCGCGACGGTCTGGAAGGCTTCCGATGTGCAAGTCGAGGGCGAGCCTTCCAAACCAGTTTTAGGGAAGCAAGTCGTCGAATACCGTTTTCGCCCTTCACGCATGATTACCGTTCGCGGCGGTCGATTGAACGTGGGCGACGAAGTGGAAGTGGTTGCGATCGCGGTCGATAATCGAAACGACGAAAGTGATCCCGCCATCGTGCCCGGCGTGACAACCACGGCACCGGTTCGCTTGCGAATCGTGGCCGGGGCCACAGCCGAGGAGCGTGTAAAGGAAGACCCGAAAGCTCCGTCACGAAAGGATCCCCGTTCGGCACCGCAGTCCAGCAACGGTCAGGGCGAACAGGGACAACAAGGTGGTGGTCAAGGCGGCGAAGCGTCCCAGTCGCAATCAGGTGACGCCGAGGGCGGCGAACCAGGGCAAGGCGGGAATCAGGGCGAAGGACAAAAAGGCGAAGGGGAACAAGGAGGTGGCCAGCAGGCCGAAGGCGAACAAAATGACGATGGGGAGGGTGAAGATGAGCAGAGTGACGGGGGGCAGAGCGAAGGCCAGCAAAGCAAATCGCAATCGGGCGAGCAAAGCGATTCTACTTCCAGTCCCCAAGCCGGAGACAGCGATTCCGAACCCGGGCAAGATGCGGGTGAGCAAGACCAAGGCAGTGACGGCACGGCCAGCGAAAACATGGGCAGTGAAAGCACGGGCAGTGATGGGGCGAGTTCCGGCGAAGGCTCCAGTTCAAACGATGGTTCGGCCGGCGGCGAGATGGAAGGATCCCAGCAAGCGGATCAAGCTGCCGGTGGCGACCAGGCCAATCAGCAGCAACGTCGCGGCGAAGGATCTGGCGCAACCGATGGTAACCAACAAGGTGACTCCAATCCGGCCCAGCCAGAAGGTTCGGGCGGAGATTCGGGAGACTCGAGTTCATCCGAGGGTGGTGGCAATCCAAGCGAGCCTCCGCAGGACGACGCCGAGGCATTTGAACGCATCAAGGAGTACCTCGAAAACCAACAAAATCAAGCAGGTCAGTCCGGCGAGCAAACGCCACCTCAAGGGGACAATTCCAGTGAAGGCAATGGCGGTGAAGGATCCGGTTCGGAAACACAGGATCCTGATCAGTCGAACATGAATGACCAAGGTCAGTCTGGGCAAGCCGGCGAGTCTGGTAGTGATTCGGACTCCGGTTCCGGCGAGCAGTCTGGAACTGGGGATCAACCCTCCAGCAGTGGCGAACAGGGAAGTGCCTCGGATCAAGAGCAAGGCGGTCAGCAGAGCGGTCAGCAGAGCGGTCAGCAGAGCGGCCAGCAGGGTGATCAACAAGGTGGCCAACAGGGCGGCGATGAACGTTCGGACTCTTCATCAGGAAGTGATTCTGGCGGCGATGATTCGTCCAGCGATGATTCGTCCGGTGACAGCAGCGAGTCCGGAAAAGGCGGTCAGCAAGAACAAGGTGACCGAAATGGCAAGGGTGACCCACCCAGCAACCCAGGCGACGAGTCATCAGGACAAGCGGATGATTCCAGCGAAACAGAAGGAGCCAGCGAGACGGGCCAGCCCAATCAAGACAGCAAAGCCGGCCAAGACAAACATGGCCAAGACAAGCAACCCGGCCAAGAATCTCAAGCCGGTCAAGAAAACGGGGACGCAGGGGATCAATCGGGCGGGCAGGGAAGCGAGTCGTCTTCCGAAGGTACACCGAAAGAATCGGGAGCTTCGGATGCGTCGGCGGGGGAGTCCGGTTCTTCTAGTTCCAATGCTGAATCATCCGACTCGGAACCGTCGCGTTCGAATTCTGATTCCAGTCAGTCTGCCGATTCATCGCGTGGTGGTGGAACTGGATCATCCGGTGGTGGCCAAGGTGCTGAAGGTGAAGCGGATGATCTGAAGTTGCCTGATCCGGTCGACTTGGATTACACCAAGAAAGCGACTGACTTGGTGCTCGATTACCTAAAAGAAACTCGTCAAAACCCCGACCCGGAATTGCTCGACCGTTTGAAGTGGT